One Coregonus clupeaformis isolate EN_2021a unplaced genomic scaffold, ASM2061545v1 scaf1375, whole genome shotgun sequence genomic window carries:
- the LOC121557182 gene encoding uncharacterized protein LOC121557182 → MSHISVNDHLEGILSDFEALKRSFDVDDVDEPPPFSPSSPVPSPLLNKTNEGRGFPTSNHSSPAFRSRISLGTNPSPSQSPVFKSRMVSSLSFNRDMNRPTINNNGGSYGGITRASSFQNKFNPKGFSSSLSGPGSDNDSLHSSSSSLEYSIQGGGGGGGLPPGKPGSLSYSTTPQMEQRPGQQRGSGLGMGIGLGSPALKNVSSHGSVFHSELEGPMVLGAPEPRGVSHGSMPSLDLQIGEGGGGVMGVRGGWRWRGEVWQRQCGFEWRIPGPL, encoded by the coding sequence ctTTGAAAAGATCCTTCGACGTCGATGATGTGGACGAGCCTCCTCcgttctccccctcctcccccgttccctcccccctcctcaacAAGACCAACGAGGGTCGAGGGTTCCCCACATCCAACCATAGCTCCCCTGCCTTCCGGTCCCGGATCAGTCTTGGTACCAACCCCAGCCCTTCCCAGAGCCCTGTGTTCAAGTCCCGCATGGTCTCCAGCCTCTCCTTCAACAGAGACATGAACAGACCCACCATCAACAACAACGGAGGGAGCTACGGAGGCATCACCAGGGCCTCTTCCTTCCAGAACAAGTTCAACCCTAAgggtttctcctcctctctctccggcCCAGGCAGTGATAATGATAGTCTCCATAGCTCCTCTTCTAGTCTGGAGTATTCCATccagggaggtggaggaggaggagggttaccTCCAGGCAAGCCAGGGTCTCTGTCCTACTCCACTACCCCACAGATGGAGCAGCGTCCTGGGCAGCAGCGTGGGTCAGGCCTGGGGATGGGGATTGGGCTGGGCAGCCCAGCTCTGAAGAACGTCTCTTCCCATGGGAGTGTGTTTCACTCTGAGCTGGAGGGGCCCATGGTGCTGGGAGCTCCAGAGCCCAGGGGGGTCAGCCACGGATCCATGCCCAGTCTGGACCTCCAGATCGGGGAAGGGGGAGGCGGGGTGATGGGGGTGCGGGGGGGCTGGAGGTGGAGGGGTGAGGTATGGCAACGCCAATGTGGGTTTGAATGGCGGATCCCAGGGCCATTATAA